In one Alphaproteobacteria bacterium genomic region, the following are encoded:
- a CDS encoding EF-hand domain-containing protein gives MKRVASALAVAALLTSSLAHADEAVFKSADMNGDGAMSAEEFKEAFPSLSGDAFTSADTDANGSVSADEFAAAAAAGTIALE, from the coding sequence ATGAAACGTGTCGCATCCGCGCTCGCGGTAGCAGCGCTTCTGACTTCGTCTCTGGCCCACGCCGACGAAGCGGTCTTCAAATCTGCCGACATGAACGGTGACGGTGCGATGAGCGCCGAAGAATTCAAGGAAGCCTTCCCGTCGCTCAGCGGTGACGCCTTCACGTCCGCCGATACGGACGCGAACGGCTCGGTCAGTGCCGACGAATTCGCGGCGGCTGCCGCGGCCGGCACGATCGCGCTGGAATAA
- a CDS encoding NAD(P)/FAD-dependent oxidoreductase, which yields MPETVIRPQSDDLDSAQGAPSVHSERCSVLVIGGGPAGSTTAALLAERGIDVLLLEKERHPRFHIGESLLPRNIPILRRLGLETRLEEIGVLKRGADFSVPDGSRHVVFNFCEALRPDEPTAFQVRRSEFDHMLIENAERIGARVFQETRLDDLEIRDDGVTARAVSRDGQAVIVDADWVVDATGRDSYLSRKLGLKKRDPRHASAAVFGHFDGVARRPGQEAGNISIYWFDQGWFWVIPLRDGCTSVGMVCYPRYLKDRGSSLEALFFETVGKTPGLAERMQAARARDGVQGTGNFSYRSTRMSGERFLLVGDAYAFIDPVFSSGVYLAMQGAEYAADAVESCLKDPKGEARYRRRYERRVKRGLRVFSWFIYRFTSPAFRTLFTRPTNRFSLRAAVISVLSGDVYGRTVLWPRLMLFRAVYWVTSALLWRRGGVYRGRLEEHEAPFS from the coding sequence ATGCCCGAGACAGTCATTCGCCCCCAATCAGACGACCTGGACAGCGCGCAGGGCGCGCCATCTGTTCACAGCGAACGATGCTCCGTTCTGGTCATCGGTGGCGGCCCGGCAGGATCGACCACTGCGGCGCTGTTGGCGGAACGCGGTATCGACGTTCTGCTGCTGGAAAAGGAACGGCATCCGCGGTTTCACATCGGTGAATCCCTGTTGCCCCGAAACATCCCGATTCTGCGTCGGCTCGGGCTTGAGACCCGGTTGGAGGAGATCGGGGTTCTGAAGCGAGGGGCAGACTTCTCGGTCCCGGATGGCAGCCGCCATGTCGTGTTCAATTTCTGCGAGGCCCTCCGGCCGGACGAGCCCACCGCGTTTCAGGTCCGCCGTTCCGAATTCGACCATATGTTGATCGAGAATGCGGAACGTATCGGCGCCCGAGTCTTTCAGGAGACGCGTCTGGACGATCTCGAGATACGGGACGATGGCGTCACTGCCCGGGCCGTGTCCCGGGACGGCCAGGCGGTGATTGTTGATGCCGACTGGGTCGTCGATGCGACCGGCCGGGACAGTTACCTGAGCCGCAAGCTGGGGCTAAAGAAACGCGATCCGCGCCATGCCAGCGCCGCAGTATTCGGTCATTTTGACGGTGTTGCCCGGCGCCCGGGGCAGGAGGCCGGCAATATCAGTATCTACTGGTTTGACCAGGGATGGTTCTGGGTCATTCCGCTTCGTGATGGCTGCACCAGCGTCGGAATGGTCTGCTACCCGCGCTATCTGAAGGATCGGGGCAGCAGCCTGGAGGCGTTGTTTTTCGAGACGGTAGGCAAGACGCCCGGACTGGCCGAACGGATGCAGGCGGCCCGGGCCAGGGACGGGGTCCAGGGTACCGGCAATTTTTCCTATCGGTCGACGCGCATGTCGGGGGAGCGCTTTCTCCTGGTCGGCGATGCCTATGCCTTCATCGATCCGGTCTTTTCCAGCGGCGTCTATCTGGCGATGCAGGGCGCCGAATATGCCGCCGATGCGGTCGAAAGCTGTCTGAAGGACCCGAAAGGGGAGGCCCGCTACCGCCGCCGCTACGAACGCCGGGTGAAGCGCGGCCTGCGGGTTTTTTCCTGGTTCATCTACCGCTTCACCAGCCCGGCCTTCCGGACATTGTTCACACGCCCGACAAACAGGTTCTCGCTGCGTGCCGCGGTGATTTCGGTCCTCTCAGGCGATGTCTATGGTCGAACCGTTCTTTGGCCGCGCCTGATGCTGTTTCGGGCGGTCTACTGGGTGACCAGCGCCCTTCTTTGGCGCCGGGGAGGCGTCTATCGCGGCCGGCTGGAGGAACACGAAGCCCCATTCAGCTGA
- a CDS encoding YdcF family protein: MADAFGPVHDVSKSVPSRFGRLRSMGPDGLAMLLASCAGIVLTGGISLLLCLARVARHAAKTPSTVEPARRVRPPPTILVPGVCLASDGSPVPDFRARLSRAATFPDGQIIILGGATRPGAELSEAMAGRQWLQAQGTPDDRILCEESSRNTLENLRAARGHFTAESTVPIIVSNRYHLARIDVLARGLGMRPTLCAAEAQMIWSAAFCSRLLLEAFFIHWYFVGRSLARLFRRERMLARVS; this comes from the coding sequence ATGGCCGACGCGTTCGGACCCGTTCATGACGTCTCGAAAAGCGTGCCGTCCCGCTTCGGCCGATTGCGCAGCATGGGGCCGGACGGCCTGGCAATGCTGCTGGCCTCCTGCGCCGGCATCGTCCTGACGGGCGGAATCAGCCTGCTGCTCTGTCTCGCACGGGTCGCGCGCCACGCCGCCAAGACACCGAGTACGGTCGAACCAGCGCGGCGGGTCAGGCCCCCACCGACAATCCTTGTACCGGGAGTCTGCCTTGCATCCGACGGATCGCCGGTTCCGGATTTCAGGGCGCGCCTGTCCCGTGCCGCCACCTTTCCCGACGGACAGATCATCATTCTGGGCGGAGCCACACGGCCCGGCGCCGAATTGAGCGAAGCCATGGCCGGCCGGCAATGGCTGCAGGCGCAGGGCACCCCCGACGACCGTATCCTCTGCGAGGAAAGCTCCCGAAATACGCTGGAGAATCTCCGCGCCGCCCGCGGTCATTTCACGGCCGAAAGTACGGTGCCGATCATTGTCTCGAACCGGTATCACCTGGCCCGGATAGACGTCCTGGCACGCGGGCTCGGCATGCGCCCCACACTCTGCGCCGCCGAAGCTCAAATGATTTGGAGCGCGGCATTCTGTTCCAGACTGCTGCTGGAGGCATTTTTCATTCATTGGTACTTTGTCGGCCGGTCGCTGGCGCGCCTGTTTCGCCGGGAGCGGATGCTGGCCCGCGTCAGCTGA
- a CDS encoding phosphopantetheine-binding protein, translating into MSEKSAFQVEVAELIIEALHLEDVSPEDIDPDEPLFGEGLGLDSIDALELSLEISQRYNYTIRSDDPEIQKIFGSLRTLTEAIEANRGG; encoded by the coding sequence GTGTCGGAAAAGTCGGCCTTTCAGGTAGAAGTCGCGGAATTGATCATTGAGGCCCTGCATCTCGAGGATGTTTCGCCCGAGGACATCGATCCCGACGAACCTCTGTTCGGGGAAGGCTTGGGGCTCGATTCCATCGATGCGCTCGAACTTTCCCTGGAAATCTCGCAACGCTATAACTACACCATTCGGTCGGACGATCCCGAGATTCAGAAAATCTTCGGCTCGCTGCGCACGTTGACGGAGGCGATCGAGGCCAACCGCGGAGGATGA